From a region of the Enterobacter cancerogenus genome:
- the ychH gene encoding stress-induced protein YchH yields MKRKNASLLGNVLMGLGLFVMVAGVGYSILNQLPQLDLPQYFAHGAVLSIFLGAVLWLAGARVSGHEQVSDRYWWVRHYDKRCRRDQHKHS; encoded by the coding sequence ATGAAACGCAAAAACGCTTCGTTACTCGGTAACGTGCTGATGGGGTTGGGACTGTTCGTGATGGTAGCCGGTGTGGGTTATTCTATTTTAAACCAATTGCCGCAGCTTGACCTCCCGCAATACTTCGCGCATGGCGCGGTGCTGAGCATTTTCCTCGGTGCGGTGTTGTGGCTGGCAGGTGCTCGCGTCAGCGGCCATGAGCAGGTGAGCGACCGATACTGGTGGGTGCGCCATTATGATAAACGATGCCGCCGCGACCAGCATAAGCACAGCTAA
- the ychF gene encoding redox-regulated ATPase YchF → MGFKCGIVGLPNVGKSTLFNALTKAGIEAANFPFCTIEPNTGVVPMPDPRLDQLAEIVKPQRILPTTMEFVDIAGLVKGASKGEGLGNQFLTNIRETEAIGHVVRCFENDNIIHVNNKVDPADDIDVINTELALSDLDTCERAIHRVQKKAKGGDKDAKAELAALEKCLPQLENAGMLRALKNLTEEDKAAIKYLSFLTLKPTMYIANVNEDGFENNPYLDKVREIAAAEGSVVVAVCAAVESDIAELDDADRDEFMAELGLEEPGLNRVIRAGYELLNLQTYFTAGVKEVRAWTIPVGATAPQAAGKIHTDFEKGFIRAQTIAFEDFITYKGEQGAKEAGKMRAEGKDYIVKDGDVMNFLFNV, encoded by the coding sequence ATGGGATTCAAATGCGGTATCGTCGGTCTGCCAAACGTGGGCAAATCCACCCTGTTTAATGCGCTTACCAAAGCGGGTATCGAAGCGGCGAACTTCCCGTTCTGTACCATCGAACCCAACACCGGCGTCGTTCCAATGCCCGACCCGCGTCTCGATCAGCTTGCGGAAATCGTTAAGCCGCAGCGCATTCTGCCTACCACCATGGAATTCGTGGACATCGCGGGCCTGGTGAAAGGGGCGTCCAAAGGCGAAGGCCTGGGTAACCAGTTCCTGACCAACATCCGCGAAACCGAAGCGATCGGCCACGTTGTGCGTTGCTTTGAAAACGACAACATCATCCACGTTAACAATAAAGTGGATCCGGCTGACGACATCGACGTGATCAACACCGAGCTGGCGCTGTCTGACCTCGACACCTGCGAGCGCGCGATTCACCGCGTGCAGAAAAAAGCCAAAGGCGGCGATAAAGACGCGAAGGCCGAGCTGGCCGCGCTGGAAAAATGCCTGCCACAGCTGGAAAATGCTGGCATGCTGCGCGCGCTGAAAAACCTGACGGAAGAAGATAAGGCGGCAATCAAATACCTGAGCTTCCTGACCCTGAAGCCAACCATGTATATCGCTAACGTCAACGAAGACGGTTTCGAGAACAACCCATACCTGGACAAAGTGCGCGAAATCGCCGCGGCGGAAGGCTCTGTGGTGGTTGCCGTGTGTGCAGCCGTTGAATCTGATATTGCAGAACTGGACGATGCCGACCGTGACGAGTTCATGGCCGAGCTGGGTCTGGAAGAGCCGGGCCTGAACCGCGTGATCCGCGCGGGCTACGAGCTGCTGAACCTGCAAACCTACTTCACCGCTGGCGTGAAAGAAGTGCGTGCCTGGACCATTCCTGTTGGTGCAACGGCTCCGCAGGCGGCAGGTAAGATCCACACCGACTTCGAGAAAGGTTTTATCCGCGCACAGACTATCGCGTTTGAAGACTTCATCACCTACAAGGGTGAGCAAGGCGCGAAAGAAGCCGGTAAGATGCGTGCGGAAGGTAAAGACTACATCGTAAAAGATGGCGACGTGATGAACTTCCTGTTCAACGTCTGA
- a CDS encoding FecCD family ABC transporter permease, translating into MRIPYRYHWALGSAMLVLLGLMALSVATGTVTLTLGQVLGALGLADVPVSEMVTRIVVDLRLPRTLLAALTGAGLAMVGALLQTTTRNDLADPFLFGLSSGASAGAVLVITRFGDRLGALTLPASAFAGGICSAVAVMLLFHFKKQRGAEHLVLCGLAISFLFGALTSYLIFSGDQRAASSVLFWSLGGLGLASWSNLPFAVLSVLLLGGFVLLRWRALDGILAGEQTALSLGINVSRLRGEIFLCCALATSFLVALTGVIGFVGLMVPHLCRHVAGVRHLLLLPLCGVWGAVLLCGGDIASRTVLAPQELPIGIITAGIGGAFIIVLLTRNTPR; encoded by the coding sequence ATGCGCATCCCGTACCGCTACCACTGGGCGCTGGGGAGCGCCATGCTGGTGCTGCTCGGGCTGATGGCGCTCAGCGTGGCAACGGGCACCGTTACGCTCACGCTGGGGCAGGTTCTGGGTGCCCTGGGGCTGGCGGATGTCCCGGTATCGGAGATGGTGACCCGCATTGTGGTTGACCTTAGGCTGCCCAGAACGCTCCTCGCCGCCCTGACGGGCGCGGGGCTGGCCATGGTCGGCGCGCTACTGCAGACCACAACGCGCAATGATTTGGCCGATCCGTTTCTGTTCGGGCTTTCCTCCGGCGCGTCGGCAGGCGCGGTGCTGGTGATCACCCGCTTTGGCGACCGGTTGGGCGCGTTGACGCTCCCCGCATCGGCCTTCGCCGGGGGCATCTGTTCGGCGGTTGCCGTCATGCTGCTGTTTCACTTCAAAAAGCAGCGTGGGGCGGAACATCTGGTGCTTTGCGGGCTGGCGATCTCTTTTCTCTTTGGCGCGCTGACCAGCTATCTCATTTTTTCTGGCGATCAGCGTGCGGCCAGCTCGGTGCTGTTCTGGTCGCTGGGCGGGCTGGGGCTGGCGTCGTGGAGCAACCTGCCTTTCGCTGTCTTGAGCGTGCTGCTGCTGGGCGGGTTCGTCCTGCTGCGATGGCGCGCGCTGGACGGCATTCTGGCCGGGGAGCAAACGGCGCTCTCCCTTGGGATCAACGTCAGCCGCCTGCGGGGCGAAATTTTCCTTTGCTGCGCTCTGGCGACCTCTTTTCTGGTGGCACTGACCGGGGTGATCGGCTTTGTCGGCCTGATGGTGCCGCACCTGTGCCGCCACGTGGCGGGCGTAAGGCATTTACTGCTGCTTCCCCTGTGCGGAGTGTGGGGAGCTGTGCTGTTGTGCGGGGGAGATATCGCCAGCCGGACGGTACTGGCCCCGCAGGAGTTGCCGATCGGCATTATCACCGCCGGGATAGGCGGGGCGTTTATTATTGTGCTGCTGACGCGCAATACGCCGCGATAA
- the pth gene encoding aminoacyl-tRNA hydrolase produces the protein MTIKLIVGLANPGAEYAATRHNAGAWYVDLLAERLRAPLREEPKFYGYTSRINLAGADVRLLVPTTFMNLSGKAVAAMATFYRINPDEILVAHDELDLPPGVAKFKLGGGHGGHNGLKDIISKLGNNPNFHRLRVGIGHPGDKNKVVGFVLGKPPVSEQKLIDEAVDEAVRCTEIWLQDGLTKATNRLHAFKAQ, from the coding sequence GTGACGATTAAACTGATTGTCGGCCTTGCTAACCCAGGCGCAGAGTATGCGGCCACCCGCCATAACGCGGGTGCCTGGTACGTCGACCTGCTGGCTGAACGATTACGTGCTCCCCTTCGAGAAGAGCCGAAATTCTACGGCTACACCTCGCGCATCAACCTTGCCGGTGCGGACGTGCGTCTGCTGGTGCCTACCACCTTTATGAACCTGAGCGGAAAAGCGGTCGCGGCGATGGCGACGTTTTATCGCATCAATCCGGATGAAATTCTGGTTGCCCACGATGAGCTGGATCTGCCGCCGGGCGTGGCAAAGTTCAAACTCGGCGGCGGTCACGGCGGCCATAATGGTCTGAAAGACATCATCAGCAAGCTGGGCAATAATCCCAATTTCCACCGTTTGCGCGTGGGAATCGGCCATCCGGGCGATAAAAACAAAGTTGTTGGCTTTGTGCTCGGTAAACCCCCGGTTTCAGAGCAAAAATTAATTGACGAGGCGGTAGACGAAGCCGTGCGTTGCACCGAGATCTGGCTGCAGGATGGCTTAACAAAGGCAACGAACCGTCTTCATGCCTTTAAAGCGCAATAA
- the dauA gene encoding C4-dicarboxylic acid transporter DauA, translating into MKNVTSSHILPFRALIDACWKEKYTSSRFVRDLIAGITVGIIAIPLAMALAIGSGVAPQYGLYTSAVAGIVIALTGGSRFSVSGPTAAFVVILYPVSQQFGLAGLLVATLMSGVFLILFGLARFGRLIEYIPLSVTLGFTSGIGITIGTMQIKDFLGLQMAHVPEHYLQKVGALFIALPTANLGDAAIGIVTLGTLIVWPRLGIRLPGHLPALLLGCAVMGVVNLLGGHVATIGSQFHYILADGSQGNGIPQLLPQLVLPWDMPGSSFTLSWDSLQSLLPAAFSMAMLGAIESLLCAVVLDGMTGTKHKANSELVGQGLGNIIAPFFGGITATAAIARSAANVRAGATSPVSAVIHSVLVIMALLILAPLLSWLPLSAMAALLLMVAWNMSEAHKVVNLLRRAPKDDIIVMLICMSLTVLFDMVIAISVGIVLASLLFMRRIAQMTRLSAVNVEVPDDVLVLRVIGPLFFAAAEGLFSELESRIAGKRIVVLKWDAVPVLDAGGLDAFQRFVARLPEGCELRISNLEFQPLRTMARAGVQPIPGRLAFYPNRDAALADL; encoded by the coding sequence GTGAAAAACGTCACTTCCTCACATATTCTTCCCTTTCGCGCCCTCATCGACGCCTGTTGGAAAGAGAAATACACCTCGTCACGCTTTGTCCGTGACCTGATTGCCGGGATTACCGTCGGCATTATTGCCATCCCGCTGGCAATGGCGCTGGCGATTGGTAGCGGCGTCGCGCCGCAGTACGGGCTGTACACCTCGGCCGTTGCCGGGATTGTGATTGCCCTGACCGGCGGGTCGCGCTTTAGCGTGTCTGGTCCCACCGCCGCCTTTGTGGTGATCCTCTATCCGGTTTCTCAGCAGTTTGGTCTGGCAGGGCTGCTGGTCGCCACCCTGATGTCCGGCGTCTTTCTCATTCTGTTCGGTCTGGCCCGCTTTGGCCGCCTGATTGAATATATTCCCCTTTCCGTGACGCTGGGGTTCACCTCAGGGATTGGTATCACCATCGGGACCATGCAGATCAAGGATTTCCTCGGCCTGCAGATGGCGCATGTCCCGGAACACTATTTGCAGAAAGTGGGCGCGCTGTTTATTGCGCTGCCAACGGCTAATTTGGGCGACGCCGCCATCGGGATTGTGACCCTCGGCACGCTGATCGTCTGGCCGCGTTTGGGGATTCGCCTTCCGGGGCATCTGCCTGCCCTGCTGTTGGGCTGCGCGGTGATGGGCGTCGTGAATCTGCTCGGCGGCCACGTCGCGACCATCGGCTCGCAGTTCCACTATATTCTGGCAGACGGCTCACAGGGTAACGGCATCCCACAACTGTTGCCGCAGCTGGTGCTGCCGTGGGACATGCCCGGCTCGAGCTTTACCCTGAGCTGGGATTCTCTGCAATCGCTGCTGCCTGCCGCGTTCTCGATGGCGATGCTGGGGGCGATTGAATCGCTGTTGTGCGCCGTCGTGCTGGATGGCATGACCGGCACCAAACATAAAGCGAACAGCGAGCTGGTCGGCCAGGGCCTGGGAAATATCATTGCGCCGTTCTTCGGGGGCATTACCGCTACGGCGGCGATTGCCCGTTCTGCCGCGAACGTCCGCGCAGGTGCAACGTCACCGGTTTCAGCGGTCATTCACTCTGTGCTTGTGATCATGGCCCTGCTGATCCTCGCCCCGCTGCTCTCCTGGCTGCCGCTTTCCGCCATGGCCGCCCTGCTGCTGATGGTCGCCTGGAACATGAGTGAGGCGCATAAGGTCGTGAACCTGCTGCGTCGTGCGCCGAAAGACGACATCATCGTCATGCTGATCTGTATGTCGCTGACCGTGCTGTTCGATATGGTGATCGCCATCAGCGTTGGCATTGTGCTGGCCTCGCTGCTGTTTATGCGCCGCATCGCGCAGATGACGCGCCTTTCAGCGGTTAACGTTGAAGTGCCTGACGATGTGCTGGTGCTGCGCGTGATCGGCCCGCTGTTCTTTGCCGCCGCAGAGGGGCTGTTCAGCGAGCTGGAATCGCGCATCGCGGGCAAACGCATTGTGGTGCTGAAGTGGGATGCCGTCCCGGTACTGGATGCTGGCGGTCTTGATGCCTTCCAGCGCTTTGTTGCCCGTCTGCCGGAAGGCTGCGAGCTGCGGATAAGCAACCTTGAGTTTCAGCCGCTGCGCACCATGGCGCGCGCGGGCGTACAGCCGATCCCTGGCCGCCTCGCCTTTTATCCTAACCGTGACGCCGCATTAGCCGATCTGTAA